A part of Pongo pygmaeus isolate AG05252 chromosome 14, NHGRI_mPonPyg2-v2.0_pri, whole genome shotgun sequence genomic DNA contains:
- the LOC129011900 gene encoding proline-rich protein 20E-like: MEEPWRSMQFRSTATNQASGGPPREPGCSVADPEDSVEADGPAQPAQPAKPIAYLTPFRWQPPAPTESARPAERGWRPGGSQWPGRGCGRGGGPRRDAGPRQGAERLLGPDLHIQLDHYGEPGHQGEQEITETAAFSLSETAPVPVTVQEGPGLEVAQPELGLQEPPPASGPQAVARQPMLTLYPCIGFRALGGSAALQIIQTPYSTYVQGVPVFVTDIAY; this comes from the coding sequence cCTCAGGTGGGCCTCCTAGAGAGCCAGGCTGCTCTGTTGCGGACCCTGAAGACTCCGTGGAAGCAGATGGGCCTGCACAGCCAGCCCAACCCGCAAAACCCATTGCTTACTTGACACCCTTCAGATGGCAGCCCCCAGCTCCCACAGAGTCAGCTCGTCCTGCAGAGAGAGGCTGGCGCCCGGGAGGAAGCCAGTGGCCAGGGCGAGGCTGTGGCAGAGGCGGTGGGCCCCGCAGGGACGCTGGCCCGAGACAGGGGGCAGAACGCTTGCTGGGACCAGACTTGCACATCCAACTGGACCACTATGGAGAGCCAGGCCACCAGGGGGAACAGGAAATCACGGAGACGGCAgccttctctctttctgaaacAGCTCCTGTGCCTGTAACTGTGCAGGAAGGCCCTGGCCTGGAAGTGGCCCAGCCTGAGCTAGGCCTTCAGGAGCCGCCCCCTGCCTCTGGGCCTCAGGCTGTCGCCAGGCAGCCCATGTTGACCCTCTATCCCTGCATCGGGTTTAGGGCTCTGGGTGGCTCAGCTGCTTTACAGATCATTCAAACCCCCTACAGCACCTATGTGCAAGGGGTCCCAGTGTTTGTCACCGACATTGCATACTGA